The Bacteroidales bacterium WCE2004 nucleotide sequence CGAAGAAGGGCTTCCAGACGGGCAGGGTCATCATTTTGCGCAGGAAGCGGACGAAGAAGGATGGCGAGACGTAGTTCTTGCGGGACAGGCCGCTGCCGTCCACCTGGTGGCAGGCGCCGTCGGGGCGCAGGCCCATGGCGCGCAGGCCGGCCTCCGCCGCCTTCTCGCAGTCGTCCTGCCCGGCGGTCAGGCCGCTGCGCAGCGCGACGGCCTTCAGGAGCGTCTCCGCATAGAAATTGTCGCTCTCGGCGTTGGTGTCGCGCACGATGTCCGCCAGGCGCGGGGAATAACTGCTGCCCAGCACCGTGAGCGAATCCGCCGCGGCGGCGGGCGTGCGCGGCGTGCCGGGCGTCAGGTCCGTGCGGACCTCGCCCTGCGGCGTGACGTCGCCCCAGCCGCCCAGGACGGCGATGCCGTTCTCCTGCAGGTAGTTGCGGAAATACCAGGCGCAGGTGTAGGCGCCGAAGGCGTTGGAGCACTCCAGCGTGTAGCCGCGCCGGTCGGCCGGGAAGGACCCGGCCAGCTCGCCATAGGGCGCGAGCGTGGAATTGACGTAGTAGAGCGAATTGGCCGAACGGGCAGGGCCGGTGACGGCGTGGTTCTCCACGTGCATCCAGGGGGTCCCGGGATACTGCACCCGGTAGTTGGGCGCGGCGCCGGCAGCCCCGGGCGTGATGTAGAAGTTCTGGGCGTTCTCGAAGAAATTGAGCCCCGTCGGCCCGGCGCCGTAGTAGGTGCCCAGGTCGTCGAAGGTCCAGCCGAGGTTCTGCGGTGTCGGGGTGCCGAAGGCGCGGGGGTCGCCCAGGATGCGCCCTTCGACGGTCTTGATGCCGGCGTCGGTCAGGAATTTCGCCCAGGTGGCGAAGGTCCTGCCGACCCCCTCCGCGCAGTCGGAACGCGACCCGGTCGTGGGATCGCCTCCGCCGAGGAT carries:
- a CDS encoding D-alanyl-D-alanine carboxypeptidase / D-alanyl-D-alanine-endopeptidase (penicillin-binding protein 4), with the translated sequence MRITFPLISVALLLTTWSATAGIPRTRAQQAVEAVCAKEPLRAGVAGILAVRADGDTLVAVNIRQKLVPASNVKLLTTGLALYKLGADYRFETRIACAGAVEDGVLKGDVYILGGGDPTTGSRSDCAEGVGRTFATWAKFLTDAGIKTVEGRILGDPRAFGTPTPQNLGWTFDDLGTYYGAGPTGLNFFENAQNFYITPGAAGAAPNYRVQYPGTPWMHVENHAVTGPARSANSLYYVNSTLAPYGELAGSFPADRRGYTLECSNAFGAYTCAWYFRNYLQENGIAVLGGWGDVTPQGEVRTDLTPGTPRTPAAAADSLTVLGSSYSPRLADIVRDTNAESDNFYAETLLKAVALRSGLTAGQDDCEKAAEAGLRAMGLRPDGACHQVDGSGLSRKNYVSPSFFVRFLRKMMTLPVWKPFFASLPVPGTKGTLEDRFPKATQEFRDRIHMKTGSMNGVRCFSGYILAADGDPAHTIVFSVLVNNCPERSFQLVPPLDAIIEAIAAENE